From the Bacillus tuaregi genome, one window contains:
- the hmpA gene encoding NO-inducible flavohemoprotein has translation MLSQETIAIIKSTVPVLEKYGKEITTRFYERMFTNHPELLNIFNHANQKQGRQQTALANTVYAAAANIDNLAAIIPVVKQIATKHRALEIKPEHYPIVGENLLAAIKDVLGDAATEEIIQAWAEAYGVIADAFIGIEADMYKEAKEQTGGWAGFRNFTVEKKVKESDVITSFYLKPEDGKEIASYKAGQYITVKVLPEGANYTSLRHYSLSDAPGKDYYRISVKREEGRGENPDGVVSNYLHKSVQEGDIIQLSVPAGEFTLEAKDTPVVLISGGVGLTPMVSMLKTIVEQQPERKVTFIHGALNSQVHALKDEVAKVINEAENAEGFVAYSEPTQQDLTEKNFDKQGLIDASWLQTILPSNQADFYFCGPVPFMKMMYQSLRVWGVPAENIHFEFFGPAGTLEEESVTV, from the coding sequence ATGTTAAGTCAAGAAACAATAGCAATAATAAAAAGCACCGTACCGGTACTCGAAAAATATGGTAAGGAAATCACAACGCGTTTCTATGAAAGAATGTTTACAAACCACCCAGAGCTATTAAATATTTTTAATCATGCCAATCAAAAGCAAGGACGTCAGCAAACCGCCTTAGCAAATACTGTTTATGCAGCCGCTGCTAATATTGATAATTTAGCAGCTATTATCCCAGTTGTTAAGCAAATCGCCACTAAGCATAGGGCACTTGAAATAAAACCAGAGCACTATCCAATCGTTGGTGAAAACCTATTGGCTGCGATAAAGGATGTACTAGGAGATGCGGCTACAGAAGAAATTATTCAGGCCTGGGCTGAGGCTTATGGAGTCATTGCAGATGCCTTTATTGGCATTGAAGCTGACATGTATAAAGAGGCAAAGGAACAGACTGGTGGTTGGGCAGGCTTTCGGAATTTTACAGTCGAGAAAAAGGTAAAAGAAAGTGATGTCATTACTTCTTTTTATTTAAAGCCAGAAGATGGAAAGGAAATTGCATCCTATAAAGCGGGTCAATATATTACGGTGAAGGTGCTTCCAGAAGGAGCAAACTATACTAGTCTTAGACATTATAGTTTATCTGATGCCCCTGGAAAGGATTACTACCGTATCTCTGTCAAAAGAGAAGAAGGCAGAGGTGAAAATCCTGACGGAGTCGTATCCAATTATCTACATAAATCAGTTCAGGAAGGCGACATAATACAGCTAAGTGTACCAGCAGGTGAATTTACCCTTGAAGCGAAAGATACGCCGGTTGTATTAATAAGTGGTGGAGTTGGATTAACACCGATGGTAAGTATGTTAAAAACAATTGTTGAACAACAGCCTGAAAGAAAAGTAACCTTTATTCATGGTGCATTGAATAGCCAAGTACATGCATTAAAAGACGAAGTAGCAAAAGTAATAAATGAAGCTGAAAATGCAGAAGGGTTTGTTGCTTATTCAGAGCCAACACAACAGGATTTGACTGAAAAGAACTTTGATAAGCAAGGATTGATTGACGCAAGCTGGTTGCAAACCATTTTACCATCTAATCAAGCAGATTTTTATTTCTGTGGACCGGTTCCGTTTATGAAGATGATGTATCAAAGCCTCAGAGTCTGGGGGGTGCCTGCAGAAAATATCCATTTTGAATTCTTTGGTCCAGCCGGTACTCTTGAGGAAGAGTCGGTAACTGTATAA
- a CDS encoding thioredoxin family protein gives MKQLNNEQEYRELINQEALSIGIFTTTWCPDCKRLGMFIDEIIAEQQDKQWFMIDRDEFPEIADEQQVMGIPSLLVFKNGEKLAHLHSANAKTPDQVREFLGQL, from the coding sequence ATGAAGCAATTGAATAATGAGCAGGAATACAGAGAACTAATAAATCAAGAGGCATTATCAATTGGGATTTTTACGACCACTTGGTGTCCAGACTGTAAGCGGTTAGGAATGTTTATTGATGAAATCATAGCTGAACAGCAAGATAAGCAATGGTTTATGATTGACCGTGATGAATTTCCAGAAATAGCAGATGAACAGCAGGTAATGGGAATTCCTTCATTATTAGTCTTTAAAAACGGTGAAAAGCTTGCCCATTTACATAGCGCAAACGCCAAAACACCGGATCAAGTAAGAGAATTTTTAGGCCAACTATAA
- a CDS encoding RrF2 family transcriptional regulator — MRLTNYTDYSLRVLIYLALKTDSELCTIKEIAETYQISKNHLMKIIHELGKLGYIETIRGRHGGIRLAKSPSAINIGEVVAKTEEDFHIVDCFNKDHNYCVITPSCKLKHVLAEALQAFMKVLKDYTLEDLIQNNDDLQQLFDPPI; from the coding sequence ATGAGGTTAACCAATTATACAGATTATTCATTGCGTGTATTGATATATTTAGCATTAAAAACAGATTCTGAATTATGCACAATAAAAGAGATTGCCGAAACCTATCAAATTTCTAAAAATCATCTGATGAAAATTATTCACGAGTTAGGGAAGCTTGGGTATATTGAAACCATCCGTGGTCGCCACGGTGGGATTCGGTTAGCTAAAAGTCCAAGTGCCATTAATATCGGAGAAGTAGTAGCCAAGACCGAAGAGGATTTTCATATTGTTGATTGTTTTAATAAAGATCATAACTATTGTGTTATTACCCCATCCTGTAAATTAAAGCATGTCCTTGCAGAAGCACTACAGGCATTTATGAAGGTATTAAAGGATTATACGCTTGAGGATTTAATCCAAAATAATGATGATTTACAACAATTATTTGATCCTCCGATTTAA